Proteins from a single region of Anthonomus grandis grandis chromosome 10, icAntGran1.3, whole genome shotgun sequence:
- the LOC126741105 gene encoding integrator complex subunit 10 has translation MEVDRELTDEEYVVQRAKEALKIDPYSAKAWMLTAKSLYPNNFTVQFEAYLIEKAAGNVKEAAKCFSDLIGKFQQTPELFKEVEKVTVALRSEADTEDPEKQFLCEMFRHISSEVQHKLLLFTADHCEDTMEHCRLLLLLLQRFPTAISSYGPRLVDTLMSAEKHSVDGHQPINPYRKLLVGELLPLLAKQEVKLDLSTKLLLKLLNKSLEYYLCCLGKSCASVQESESSKENIWHKLFFVVEFVGKQLSWDANFVNFTVGWSKEGYWQKVLSYWQLKSKTLLHYEDKQLIFCLSVFFLYCLHEYIVSLVPDQAPGQTATPYCLVEAFIDPTLPNPACEPKNKKRKGDTDLIHNTNPHISVEKSELKVMQSNFLMCVNCWDLIFSSENLHREFLRIYSYLKLDSWLSVFIIDYALYRARYDEALLCLQKITENHVLLQKYIRVASILYIKKNYRSCLEPLLLSLPLLPKNNHGSLSSGLITGGNQRHLHYLPVTRMAVLQYLVKLLLRCIKENMGKHDYSELSIGHIFVLVQLDWPQEEDFIPPLLEEIKQHRSFQYHLFQNYIINVDIMEELTYLWTPQGGQINLEILPNFGSQRRIGTRGADKGAKEELRQAIRRQVARSNERLDDLLISFLQNERALILQALV, from the exons ATGGAGGTGGACCGAGAGCTAACCGACGAGGAGTACGTGGTACAGCGGGCCAAAGAAGCACTGAAAATCGACCCCTACTCTGCAAAAGCCTGGATGCTAACGGCTAAATCACTGTACCCCAATAACTTTACTGTGCAG ttcgaAGCTTACCTAATCGAAAAAGCCGCCGGTAACGTCAAAGAGGCGGCCAAATGCTTCAGTGACTT GATCGGCAAGTTCCAACAAACCCCAGAGCTTTTCAAAGAAGTTGAAAAAGTCACGGTTGCCCTTCGTTCTGAGGCAGATACTGAAGACccagaaaaacaatttttatgcgAAATGTTTAGGCACATCTCTTCTGAGGTACAACATAAACTATTACTATTTACTGCAGATCATTGCGAGGACACTATGGAACATTGTCGACTGTTGTTGTTACTTTTACAAAGATTTCCGACAGCTATATCCAGTTATGGG CCTAGATTGGTGGATACATTGATGTCGGCTGAAAAGCATAGTGTCGATGGCCATCAGCCCATTAATCCTTATAGGAAACTGTTGGTTGGCGAACTTTTGCCCTTGTTGGCCAAGCAAGAGGTTAAGTTAGACTTGAGCACTAAATTATTGCTTAAGTTACTTAATAAGTCGCTGGAGTATTATTTGTGTTGCTTGGGAAAGTCTTGTGCATCAGTGCAG GAAAGTGAGTCCAGTAAGGAGAACATTTggcataaattattttttgtggtTGAGTTTGTTGGTAAGCAGTTGAGTTGGGATGCAAACTTTGTGAATTTCACCGTTGGCTG GTCAAAAGAGGGCTACTGGCAAAAGGTTTTGAGTTACTGGCAACTAAAGTCCAAAACTCTACTTCACTATGAAGATAAGCAACTAATTTTTTGCTTATCGGTATTCTTTCTATACTGTCTTCACGAGTATATTGTTAGTCTTGTGCCGGATCAAGCACCAGGACAGACTGCCACCCCTTATTGTTTAGTGGAGGCTTTTATAG ATCCCACACTGCCAAATCCCGCTTGCGAGCCTAAAAATAAGAAACGTAAGGGCGACACTGATTTAATTCACAATACGAACCCTCACATTTCGGTGGAAAAATCCGAATTAAAAGTGATGCAAAGCAACTTTTTGATGTGCGTCAACTGTTGGGACCTGATTTTCTCTTCCGAAAATCTCCATAGAG AATTCCTTAGAATCTACTCGTATCTAAAACTAGACTCTTGGTTATCAGTGTTTATAATAGACTACGCCCTCTATCGGGCGAGGTACGATGAGGCCCTGCTGTGCCTACAGAAAATTACAGAAAACCATGTACTATTACAAAAGTACATTAGGGTGGCCAGTATATTGTATATCAAGAAAAATTATAGG TCATGCCTGGAACCTTTACTGCTGTCTTTGCCACTTCTGCCAAAAAATAACCACGGAAGTCTTAGCAGCGGTCTAATTACAGGAGGGAATCAGAGGCATTTACACTATTTACCTGTTACCAGGATGGCCGTTTTACAATATCTCGTAAAACTGCTGCTCAGATGCATAAAA gaaaacatgGGCAAACACGACTACAGCGAACTCTCCATTGGTCACATATTCGTGCTGGTGCAGCTCGATTGGCCCCAGGAAGAAGATTTTATTCCTCCCCTTTTGGAGGAAATCAAGCAGCACAGATCATTTCAGTATCACTTGTTTCAG aattacaTCATTAATGTTGATATAATGGAGGAGCTGACGTACCTTTGGACGCCCCAAGGGGGACAAATCAATTTGGAAATATTGCCAAATTTTGG